The Erythrobacter sp. JK5 genome includes a region encoding these proteins:
- the ruvB gene encoding Holliday junction branch migration DNA helicase RuvB, whose protein sequence is MTDPVPLHTPDRQPDDPDVALRPKSLAEFIGQEAARDNLGVFIESARSRGEAMDHTLFFGPPGLGKTTLAQIVAAELGVGFRATSGPVIAKAGDLAALLTNLEPHDVLFIDEIHRLNPVVEEVLYPAMEDRALDIIIGEGPSARSVRIDLPPFTLIGATTRQGLLTTPLRDRFGIPVRLNFYSHDELDLVVSRGARLLGLDIDKDGAREIARRSRGTPRVAGRLLRRVRDFAHVGGEGRVTRAIADRALTRLEIDRLGLDAMDRKYLAMIATTYKGGPVGVETLAAGLAEPRDTVEDVIEPYLIQLGLLARTARGRVLNDAGWEHLELAPPAGNVTGQSSLFDGDGDAAG, encoded by the coding sequence ATGACTGACCCCGTCCCCCTCCACACGCCTGACCGTCAGCCCGACGATCCCGATGTCGCGCTGCGGCCCAAGTCGCTGGCCGAGTTCATCGGGCAGGAGGCGGCGCGCGACAATCTCGGGGTGTTCATCGAGAGCGCGCGGTCGCGCGGGGAGGCGATGGACCACACGCTGTTCTTCGGTCCGCCGGGGCTGGGCAAGACCACGCTCGCGCAGATCGTCGCCGCCGAACTCGGCGTGGGCTTTCGCGCGACCTCCGGCCCGGTGATCGCCAAGGCGGGCGACCTCGCGGCGCTGCTGACCAATCTCGAGCCGCACGACGTGCTGTTCATCGACGAGATCCACCGCCTCAATCCGGTGGTCGAGGAAGTGCTCTATCCCGCGATGGAGGACCGCGCGCTCGATATCATCATCGGCGAAGGGCCATCGGCCCGCAGCGTGCGGATCGACCTGCCGCCTTTCACGCTGATCGGGGCAACCACGCGTCAGGGGCTGCTGACGACGCCCTTGCGCGATCGGTTCGGGATTCCGGTGCGGCTCAACTTCTACTCGCACGACGAGCTCGACCTGGTCGTCTCGCGCGGCGCGCGTCTGCTGGGACTCGATATCGACAAGGACGGCGCGCGCGAGATCGCCCGCCGCTCGCGCGGGACGCCGCGCGTGGCCGGGAGGCTGCTGCGCCGCGTGCGCGACTTCGCCCACGTCGGTGGCGAAGGCCGGGTAACCCGCGCCATTGCCGACCGCGCGCTGACCCGGCTCGAGATCGACCGGCTCGGGCTCGACGCGATGGACCGCAAGTATCTCGCGATGATCGCCACCACCTACAAGGGCGGGCCGGTCGGCGTCGAAACGCTCGCGGCGGGCCTCGCCGAGCCGCGCGACACGGTCGAGGACGTGATCGAGCCCTATCTCATCCAGCTCGGGCTGCTGGCGCGCACCGCGCGCGGGCGCGTGCTCAACGATGCCGGATGGGAACATCTTGAGCTCGCTCCTCCGGCTGGAAACGTCACCGGGCAGTCGAGCCTGTTCGATGGCGACGGCGACGCAGCCGGTTAA
- the ruvA gene encoding Holliday junction branch migration protein RuvA, with the protein MIAKLSGRLDETGEDWAIVDVQGVGYLVHCSTKTLAALGEVGEGCTVHTDLQVSENDMRLLGFAESAERDWFRMLTQVQGVGSKVGLAILSALSTGELRDACASGDAASVARANGVGPKLAGRIVNELKDKAGALPGGGAAGMPVGAVSAAGGASADAVSALENLGFKPAVAAQAVARARAELGEDSGESDLIRVALKRAAG; encoded by the coding sequence ATGATTGCAAAGCTATCCGGCCGCCTCGACGAAACCGGCGAGGACTGGGCGATCGTCGACGTGCAGGGCGTCGGTTACCTCGTCCATTGTTCGACCAAGACGCTCGCGGCCTTGGGCGAAGTGGGCGAGGGCTGCACCGTCCACACCGATTTGCAGGTGAGCGAGAACGACATGCGCCTGCTCGGCTTTGCCGAAAGCGCCGAGCGCGACTGGTTCCGGATGCTGACACAGGTGCAGGGGGTGGGCAGCAAGGTCGGCCTCGCGATCCTCTCGGCGCTGTCGACCGGCGAACTGCGCGATGCCTGCGCTTCCGGAGACGCGGCGAGCGTGGCGCGCGCGAACGGGGTCGGGCCGAAGCTCGCCGGGCGGATCGTCAACGAGCTGAAGGACAAGGCCGGGGCGCTGCCGGGCGGTGGAGCTGCGGGGATGCCGGTTGGTGCGGTATCGGCAGCGGGCGGTGCGAGCGCCGACGCGGTGAGTGCGCTCGAAAACCTTGGTTTCAAGCCAGCCGTAGCAGCGCAGGCGGTGGCCCGCGCACGGGCTGAACTGGGCGAAGATTCGGGCGAGAGCGACCTGATCCGCGTGGCGCTGAAGAGGGCTGCGGGGTGA
- the aroC gene encoding chorismate synthase, which produces MSWNTFGRVLRYTTWGESHGPGLGAVLDGCPPGLPVTEKHIQPFMDARKPGQSKYTTQRKEADLVKILSGVFEDTTTGTPIHLMIENTDQRSKDYSEIARSYRPGHADYTYDAKYGIRDYRGGGRSSARETAARVAAGAVARLIIPEVTITAYVCELGGDKIDREAIDFDQIDQNPFFCPDSWAAKRWEEKVDQARKDGSSLGAVVECVAEGVPAGWGAPVYAKLDSDLAAAMMTINATKGVEIGAGFEAARLTGEQNADAMAPGEDGKPVYASNNAGGTAGGISTGQPVVCRVAFKPTSSILTPVASITADGEATKVRTKGRHDPCVGIRGTPVVEAMMALVLADHKLLHRAQCGATNS; this is translated from the coding sequence ATGAGCTGGAACACATTCGGACGCGTGCTGCGCTACACCACCTGGGGGGAGAGCCACGGGCCGGGCCTTGGCGCGGTGCTCGATGGGTGCCCGCCGGGCCTGCCGGTGACCGAAAAGCATATCCAGCCGTTCATGGATGCGCGCAAGCCGGGGCAGAGCAAGTACACCACCCAGCGCAAGGAAGCCGATCTGGTCAAGATCCTGTCGGGCGTGTTCGAGGATACGACCACCGGCACGCCGATCCACCTGATGATCGAGAACACCGACCAGCGATCGAAGGACTATTCGGAGATCGCCCGGTCCTATCGCCCCGGACACGCCGACTACACCTATGACGCCAAGTACGGCATCCGCGACTATCGCGGCGGCGGGCGATCGAGCGCGCGCGAAACGGCGGCGCGGGTGGCAGCGGGCGCGGTCGCGCGGCTGATTATCCCCGAAGTCACAATCACCGCCTATGTCTGCGAACTCGGCGGGGACAAGATCGACCGCGAGGCAATCGACTTCGACCAGATCGACCAGAACCCGTTCTTCTGCCCCGACAGCTGGGCGGCGAAGCGCTGGGAGGAGAAAGTCGATCAGGCACGCAAAGACGGTTCGTCATTGGGCGCGGTGGTCGAATGCGTCGCGGAGGGCGTGCCCGCCGGATGGGGCGCACCAGTTTATGCCAAGCTCGACAGCGACCTTGCCGCCGCGATGATGACGATCAACGCCACGAAGGGCGTCGAGATCGGCGCAGGCTTCGAAGCCGCGCGGCTGACCGGCGAGCAGAACGCCGACGCGATGGCGCCGGGCGAAGATGGCAAGCCGGTCTATGCCTCGAACAATGCGGGCGGCACGGCGGGGGGTATCTCGACCGGGCAGCCGGTCGTGTGCCGGGTGGCGTTCAAGCCGACTTCCTCGATCCTCACACCGGTCGCGTCGATCACCGCCGACGGCGAAGCGACCAAAGTCCGCACCAAGGGCCGCCACGATCCCTGCGTCGGCATCCGCGGCACACCGGTGGTCGAAGCGATGATGGCGCTGGTGCTGGCGGACCACAAGCTGCTGCACCGGGCTCAGTGTGGCGCAACCAATTCGTGA
- the ahpC gene encoding alkyl hydroperoxide reductase subunit C, which translates to MGIIGSTIQPFKATAFQAGKDFFDVTDEDLNGKWAVFFFYPADFTFVCPTELEDMGEKYDMLQSMGVEVYAVSTDTHFSHKAWHDSSEKIGKLKFPFLGDQNHVLANQFGVLREGVGLADRATFVVDPDGVIQIMEITCEGVGRNANELTRKIKAAQYVRANPGQVCPAAWEEGSDTLAPSLDLVGKI; encoded by the coding sequence ATGGGTATCATCGGTTCGACCATCCAGCCGTTCAAGGCGACCGCATTCCAGGCCGGCAAAGACTTCTTCGACGTCACTGACGAAGATCTGAATGGCAAGTGGGCTGTGTTCTTCTTCTATCCGGCCGACTTCACCTTCGTCTGCCCGACCGAGCTCGAGGACATGGGCGAAAAGTACGACATGCTGCAGAGCATGGGTGTGGAAGTCTACGCCGTCAGCACCGACACGCATTTCAGCCACAAGGCCTGGCACGACAGCTCGGAAAAGATCGGCAAGCTCAAGTTCCCGTTCCTGGGCGATCAGAACCACGTCCTCGCCAACCAGTTCGGCGTGCTGCGCGAGGGCGTTGGCCTGGCCGACCGGGCAACCTTCGTTGTCGACCCCGACGGCGTGATCCAGATCATGGAAATCACCTGCGAGGGCGTCGGCCGCAACGCCAACGAACTTACCCGCAAGATCAAGGCCGCACAGTATGTCCGCGCCAATCCAGGCCAGGTCTGCCCGGCGGCGTGGGAAGAAGGCAGCGACACGCTCGCCCCTTCGCTGGATCTTGTCGGCAAGATCTGA
- a CDS encoding rhodanese-like domain-containing protein: MKLIVAMVAAAPLALAIPAAAQDVPREAVEIDYRGFAELTDEVAEIRAARLLGAEAFFARAAESGSLILDTRSAQAFQLGHLEGAVNLPFSDFTEETLREVIGEDKGRTILIYCNNNFSDDVVPVALKKAPLALNIPTFINLVGYGYTNVWELGDTVAIADVGWVSPLTEQLAATSNEKAALAQ; this comes from the coding sequence ATGAAGTTGATTGTCGCCATGGTTGCCGCTGCGCCGCTCGCGCTCGCAATCCCCGCTGCCGCACAGGATGTCCCGCGAGAGGCCGTCGAAATCGACTATCGCGGATTTGCCGAGTTGACCGACGAGGTTGCCGAGATCCGCGCCGCACGGCTGCTCGGGGCCGAGGCGTTCTTCGCCAGGGCAGCCGAAAGCGGTTCGCTGATTCTCGACACCCGCTCCGCCCAAGCCTTTCAGCTGGGCCACCTCGAAGGCGCGGTGAACCTGCCCTTTTCCGACTTCACCGAAGAGACCTTGCGCGAGGTGATTGGCGAGGACAAGGGCCGCACGATCCTGATCTATTGCAACAACAATTTCAGCGACGACGTCGTCCCGGTGGCGCTCAAGAAGGCACCGCTTGCCCTCAATATCCCGACTTTCATCAACCTCGTCGGCTACGGCTACACCAATGTGTGGGAACTGGGCGACACGGTTGCGATCGCCGACGTGGGCTGGGTCAGTCCGCTCACCGAACAGCTGGCCGCCACCAGCAACGAGAAAGCGGCTCTCGCCCAATAG
- the katG gene encoding catalase/peroxidase HPI: MDAKTGEMSGCPFHGDGAMRSLLGRTNRDWWPEAMQLDILTEGGRSANPMGEDFDYAEAFNAIDYTALKQDLTALMTDSQDWWPADYGHYGPFFIRMAWHAAGTYRTGDGRGGAGSGQQRFAPLNSWPDNGNLDKARRLLWPIKQKYGKHISWADLFILTGNVAIESMGGPVFGFGGGRADVFEPESVYWGTEEQWVNEGVATRIIPDEGKALENPLAAIQMGLIYVNPEGPGGNPDPMQSARDMRETFARMAMNDEETVALTAGGHAFGKAHGAHPADTFGGAPESEVLELQGFGWLNDEEEIAKGNITTSGIEGSWSNNPTAWSHDYFRLLFKYEFELVKSPAGANQWTPINPEEADLAPDARDPSKKVPTMMTTADMALKMDPEYRKISERFHQHPEQLDDAFARAWFKLCHRDMGPKVRYMGPEVPEETLIWMDPVPAGTKPSDGAVSAFKEAILASGLTTSELVKAAWASASTYRNSDHRGGANGARVRLAPQKDWKANDPDELAKVLAKIDELRGDLSMADAIVLAGSAAVEQAAKKAGFDVTVPFLGGRGDATDEHTDAESFEPMEPFADGFRNYLKTKANVRTEDMLIDRAHLLGLSIPELAVLVGGLRALGAVSGNTGHGVFTDRPGTLTPDFFTNLLDMGTKWAPVDGSGDEEYVGTDRKTGEEKYRATRADLVFGSNSQLRAQAEHYAESGNEERFVNDFIAAWTKVMNADRFDVTCAKYHA, encoded by the coding sequence ATGGACGCGAAGACCGGAGAAATGAGTGGCTGCCCGTTCCACGGCGATGGCGCAATGCGCTCGCTGCTGGGACGCACCAACCGCGACTGGTGGCCCGAAGCGATGCAGCTCGACATCCTGACCGAGGGTGGACGCAGCGCCAATCCGATGGGCGAGGATTTCGACTATGCCGAAGCCTTCAACGCGATCGATTACACCGCGCTGAAGCAGGACCTGACTGCGCTCATGACCGACAGCCAGGACTGGTGGCCGGCGGATTATGGCCACTACGGCCCGTTCTTCATCCGCATGGCGTGGCACGCCGCAGGCACCTACCGCACCGGCGACGGACGCGGCGGCGCAGGCTCGGGCCAGCAACGCTTTGCCCCGCTCAATTCCTGGCCGGACAACGGCAACCTCGACAAGGCCCGCCGCCTGCTGTGGCCGATCAAGCAGAAATACGGCAAGCACATCAGCTGGGCCGACCTGTTCATCCTCACCGGCAACGTCGCGATCGAAAGCATGGGCGGACCGGTGTTCGGCTTCGGCGGCGGCCGCGCCGACGTATTCGAGCCCGAAAGCGTGTATTGGGGCACCGAAGAGCAGTGGGTGAATGAAGGCGTCGCCACGCGCATCATCCCCGATGAGGGCAAGGCGCTCGAGAACCCGCTGGCCGCGATCCAGATGGGGCTGATCTATGTCAATCCCGAAGGCCCCGGCGGCAACCCCGATCCGATGCAATCGGCGCGCGACATGCGCGAAACCTTCGCCCGGATGGCGATGAACGATGAGGAAACCGTCGCGCTGACCGCTGGCGGACATGCCTTCGGCAAGGCGCACGGTGCGCACCCCGCCGACACCTTCGGCGGCGCTCCGGAGAGTGAAGTGCTCGAACTGCAGGGCTTCGGCTGGCTCAACGACGAGGAAGAGATCGCCAAGGGCAACATCACCACGTCGGGCATCGAGGGATCGTGGTCGAACAATCCGACTGCGTGGAGCCACGATTATTTCCGGCTGCTGTTCAAATACGAGTTCGAGCTGGTGAAAAGTCCGGCAGGCGCAAATCAGTGGACCCCGATCAATCCCGAGGAGGCGGACCTCGCCCCCGATGCGCGCGATCCTTCGAAGAAGGTTCCGACCATGATGACCACCGCCGACATGGCGCTCAAGATGGACCCGGAATACCGCAAGATCTCCGAGCGTTTCCACCAGCATCCCGAACAGCTGGATGACGCCTTCGCGCGCGCCTGGTTCAAGCTTTGCCACCGCGATATGGGTCCGAAGGTCCGCTACATGGGTCCTGAAGTGCCCGAGGAAACGCTGATCTGGATGGACCCGGTTCCGGCTGGCACCAAGCCATCCGATGGTGCTGTCTCGGCATTCAAGGAAGCGATCCTGGCTAGCGGCCTGACCACCAGCGAGCTGGTGAAGGCGGCCTGGGCTTCGGCTTCGACCTATCGCAACTCGGACCATCGCGGCGGTGCGAACGGCGCGCGGGTGCGGCTCGCCCCGCAAAAGGACTGGAAAGCGAACGATCCTGACGAGCTGGCCAAGGTCCTCGCGAAGATCGACGAGCTGCGCGGCGATCTGTCGATGGCCGACGCAATCGTTCTGGCCGGCTCGGCAGCGGTCGAACAGGCGGCGAAGAAAGCCGGGTTCGACGTCACCGTCCCGTTCCTCGGCGGGCGCGGCGATGCGACCGACGAGCACACCGACGCGGAAAGCTTCGAGCCGATGGAACCGTTTGCCGACGGGTTCCGCAACTACCTCAAGACCAAGGCCAATGTCCGCACCGAAGACATGCTGATCGACCGGGCGCACCTGCTCGGCCTGTCGATCCCCGAGCTTGCGGTGCTGGTCGGCGGCTTGCGCGCGTTGGGCGCGGTCAGCGGCAACACCGGGCACGGCGTCTTCACCGACCGTCCGGGCACGCTGACGCCGGACTTCTTCACCAACCTGCTCGACATGGGGACCAAGTGGGCCCCGGTCGATGGCAGCGGCGATGAGGAATATGTCGGCACCGATCGCAAGACCGGCGAAGAAAAGTACCGCGCCACCCGCGCGGACCTGGTGTTCGGCTCGAACTCGCAGTTGCGGGCGCAGGCCGAACACTATGCCGAGAGCGGCAACGAAGAACGCTTCGTCAACGACTTCATCGCCGCGTGGACCAAGGTGATGAACGCCGACCGCTTCGACGTGACCTGCGCGAAGTATCACGCGTAG
- the ahpF gene encoding alkyl hydroperoxide reductase subunit F, whose amino-acid sequence MLDQTMQTQLKQYLANLREPIELVASLDESEKSAQTRELLSEIAALHEHVSASFDGTDARKPSFIIRRASDANKWVRFAGLPMGHEFTSLVLALLWAGGHPPKVDADLIEQVRALEGDYEFEMYFSLSCHNCPDVVQALTLMALENTHITATLIEGGTFQDEVEERGVLAVPATFLNGTSFYNGKMELTEILSKLDSGADDKAAEKMSAKDPFEVLIVGGGPAGAAAGVYTARKGFRTGIAAERFGGQLQDTLGIENLPGTGYTEGPKLSDDLKKQVADNEIDLIDLARATQLKPASEAGGMHEVTFANGAVLKTRALILATGARWRNLGVPGEAEYRNKGVAYCPHCDGPLFKGKRIAVIGGGNSGVEAAIDLAKIVGHVTLIEYDDKLRADEVLQRKLRSLPNVEIVTSGQTTEVTGDVSRVNGLVLKDRKSGDERRIELEGVFVQIGLVPNTEWLEGTGLDLSQYGEIVTDEEGATNLPGIYAAGDATTVPHKQIVVAMGEGSKAALGAFDYLIRNEPVEDVAKAA is encoded by the coding sequence ATGCTCGACCAGACCATGCAGACCCAGCTCAAGCAATATCTCGCCAATTTGCGCGAGCCGATCGAGCTCGTCGCATCCCTGGACGAAAGCGAGAAATCAGCACAGACGCGCGAGCTGCTGAGCGAGATCGCCGCATTGCACGAGCATGTCAGCGCGAGCTTCGACGGCACCGATGCGCGCAAGCCCAGCTTCATCATCCGCCGCGCTTCGGATGCGAACAAGTGGGTGCGGTTTGCCGGCCTTCCGATGGGGCACGAGTTCACCTCGCTGGTGCTCGCGCTGCTGTGGGCCGGCGGCCATCCGCCGAAGGTCGATGCCGATCTAATCGAACAGGTCCGCGCGCTCGAAGGCGATTACGAATTCGAGATGTATTTCTCGCTAAGCTGCCATAACTGCCCGGACGTGGTGCAGGCGCTGACGCTGATGGCGCTCGAGAATACGCACATCACTGCGACCCTGATCGAAGGCGGGACGTTCCAGGATGAGGTCGAGGAGCGCGGCGTGCTCGCGGTTCCGGCGACGTTTCTCAACGGGACAAGCTTCTACAACGGCAAGATGGAACTCACAGAGATCCTGTCGAAGCTCGACAGCGGGGCCGACGACAAGGCGGCGGAGAAGATGTCCGCCAAGGATCCGTTCGAGGTGCTGATCGTCGGCGGCGGACCCGCAGGCGCTGCGGCAGGCGTCTACACTGCGCGCAAGGGCTTCCGCACCGGCATCGCTGCCGAACGCTTCGGCGGGCAGTTGCAGGATACGCTCGGGATCGAGAACCTGCCCGGCACCGGCTACACCGAAGGACCGAAGCTGTCCGACGACCTGAAGAAGCAGGTCGCCGACAACGAAATCGACCTGATCGACCTGGCCCGCGCCACACAGCTCAAGCCCGCGAGCGAAGCGGGCGGAATGCACGAAGTGACGTTCGCCAACGGCGCGGTGCTCAAGACGCGCGCCCTGATCCTCGCCACCGGCGCTCGCTGGCGCAATCTCGGTGTGCCGGGCGAAGCCGAGTATCGCAACAAGGGCGTGGCCTATTGTCCGCATTGCGACGGCCCGCTGTTCAAGGGCAAACGCATCGCGGTGATCGGCGGCGGCAATTCGGGCGTCGAAGCGGCAATCGACCTTGCCAAGATTGTCGGTCACGTGACCCTGATCGAATATGACGACAAGCTCCGCGCCGACGAGGTGCTCCAGCGCAAGCTGCGCTCGCTGCCCAATGTCGAGATCGTCACCAGCGGCCAGACCACCGAAGTGACCGGCGACGTTTCGCGCGTGAACGGCCTCGTTCTGAAGGACCGTAAATCGGGCGATGAACGCCGGATCGAACTCGAAGGCGTGTTCGTACAGATCGGGCTCGTGCCGAACACCGAGTGGCTCGAGGGCACCGGTCTCGACCTGTCGCAATACGGCGAGATCGTCACCGACGAGGAAGGCGCAACCAACCTGCCCGGTATCTATGCCGCGGGCGACGCGACCACCGTGCCGCACAAGCAGATCGTGGTGGCGATGGGCGAAGGCTCGAAGGCTGCGCTTGGCGCGTTCGACTACCTCATCCGCAACGAGCCCGTCGAGGATGTAGCGAAGGCAGCGTAG
- a CDS encoding NAD(P)/FAD-dependent oxidoreductase — protein MTVHPRLEASAALYKQRVRASDVLPNAPVNPDKRKTQIVVVGGGAGGLELVRKLGAKFGRKKHDIILVDKNLSHIWKPLLHEVAAGSLDANLDEVGYRGHCHRWGYRFFQGSLEAIDREAKTIRLAPVLDDQGDEMVGSHTMRYDYLVLAVGSVSNDFGVPGVTEHCLYLDSRKQADKFRTRLLNHCLRVSRAMMADPEADEKVSVAIVGGGATGVELAAELYNAAAALRHYGLEVFDESRLEVTLLEAGERILPALPERLSNAATHELQTLGVEVWTETQVVEAKKWGLITADGNDIEADLMVWAAGVKGADFLSGLGLETNRNNQVIVTETMQSVTDPNIFALGDCASYTPAGETRPVPPRAQAAHQMADTVFDNICRIMKGKPLRSFTYRDQGSLVSLSRFSTVGSLMGNLVGGAMAVEGRMARFIYTSLYRMHLIGIHGWLKGLGLMLIGRVNRIVRPKLKLH, from the coding sequence ATGACCGTTCACCCCCGCCTCGAAGCCTCGGCCGCGCTCTACAAGCAGCGCGTGCGCGCTTCCGATGTGTTGCCCAACGCGCCGGTAAATCCGGATAAGCGCAAGACGCAGATCGTGGTGGTCGGCGGCGGGGCGGGCGGGCTGGAGCTGGTGCGCAAGCTGGGCGCGAAGTTCGGGCGCAAGAAGCACGACATCATCCTGGTCGACAAGAACCTCTCGCATATCTGGAAGCCGTTGTTGCATGAGGTCGCGGCAGGATCGCTCGACGCCAATCTCGACGAGGTCGGCTATCGCGGGCACTGCCACCGCTGGGGCTATCGCTTCTTCCAAGGCAGTCTTGAGGCGATCGACCGCGAAGCGAAGACGATCCGGCTCGCCCCGGTGCTCGACGATCAGGGTGACGAAATGGTCGGCAGCCACACGATGCGGTACGATTACCTCGTGCTCGCGGTCGGTTCGGTATCGAACGATTTCGGCGTGCCGGGCGTGACCGAACACTGCCTCTATCTCGACTCCCGCAAACAGGCGGACAAGTTCCGCACCAGGCTGCTCAACCACTGCCTGCGCGTCAGCCGCGCGATGATGGCCGATCCGGAGGCGGACGAGAAGGTGAGCGTGGCGATTGTCGGCGGCGGGGCGACCGGGGTGGAACTGGCGGCCGAACTTTACAACGCGGCGGCGGCACTGCGGCACTACGGCCTCGAAGTGTTCGACGAGAGCCGGCTCGAGGTCACCTTGCTGGAGGCCGGCGAACGCATCCTGCCTGCTCTGCCCGAGCGGCTTTCCAATGCGGCGACCCATGAATTGCAGACGCTGGGCGTAGAGGTCTGGACCGAGACGCAGGTGGTCGAAGCGAAGAAGTGGGGCCTCATCACTGCCGATGGCAACGATATCGAGGCCGACCTGATGGTCTGGGCAGCGGGTGTGAAGGGTGCCGATTTCCTGAGCGGGCTGGGTCTCGAAACCAATCGCAACAACCAGGTGATAGTTACCGAGACGATGCAGTCCGTCACCGATCCGAACATCTTCGCGCTCGGCGATTGCGCTTCCTACACCCCCGCCGGTGAAACCCGCCCGGTCCCACCCCGCGCACAGGCCGCGCACCAGATGGCCGACACGGTGTTCGACAACATCTGCCGGATCATGAAAGGCAAGCCGCTCAGGAGCTTCACCTATCGCGACCAGGGTTCGCTTGTGTCGCTCAGCCGGTTTTCGACCGTCGGCAGCCTGATGGGCAATCTCGTCGGCGGGGCGATGGCGGTCGAAGGGCGGATGGCGCGCTTCATCTACACCTCGCTCTATCGCATGCACCTGATCGGCATCCACGGCTGGCTCAAGGGCCTGGGACTGATGCTGATCGGCCGGGTGAACCGGATCGTGCGGCCGAAGCTGAAGCTGCATTAG
- a CDS encoding DsrE family protein: protein MQRLAVLTTALLLAAPATAQDLSAFNTGPVFEEFGPHAPIEGQDFAIPDGMDLFVAFDTATPAEGGRINRTIESAARFVNMHAAAGVEPARVRAAVVVHGGAAVDLLTAKAWTAKGKEGSNRTAGAIPALLDNGVRIILCGQSAAAQGITKDDLVPGVELALSAMTAHAVLQRQGYTVNPF, encoded by the coding sequence ATGCAGCGCCTAGCAGTCCTAACCACCGCGCTTCTCCTCGCCGCGCCCGCTACTGCGCAGGACCTGTCGGCGTTCAACACCGGCCCGGTGTTCGAGGAGTTCGGCCCGCACGCACCGATCGAGGGTCAGGACTTTGCGATCCCCGATGGCATGGACCTCTTCGTCGCCTTCGACACCGCGACGCCCGCCGAGGGGGGGCGCATCAACCGCACCATTGAAAGCGCCGCGCGGTTCGTGAACATGCATGCCGCCGCCGGGGTCGAGCCTGCCCGCGTGCGCGCCGCCGTTGTGGTGCATGGCGGGGCCGCGGTCGACTTGCTGACCGCCAAAGCCTGGACAGCGAAGGGCAAGGAAGGCTCCAACCGCACTGCCGGGGCCATCCCCGCGCTGCTGGACAACGGCGTGCGGATCATCCTGTGCGGGCAGAGCGCGGCTGCGCAAGGCATCACGAAAGACGATCTCGTACCCGGCGTGGAACTGGCGCTCTCCGCGATGACCGCTCACGCGGTGCTCCAGCGGCAGGGCTACACGGTGAACCCGTTTTGA
- a CDS encoding rhodanese-like domain-containing protein: MRAALLFSLLALGLTACAPEGEGKDSVPHGPIPGYELAAAKAAAAPNAAKVVDLTVDQLRQMLAAGNVRLIDVRTAEEVAEGVIPGAEHIAMDDFDPAALGDSGGRDVVLYCRSGRRSGIVGERLAAYTGKPAAHLAGGIIAWKEAGGATQQATTGH; the protein is encoded by the coding sequence ATGCGGGCCGCGCTTCTCTTTTCGCTTCTGGCGCTCGGGCTGACCGCCTGCGCGCCGGAGGGCGAAGGCAAGGACAGCGTCCCGCACGGCCCCATCCCCGGCTACGAGCTCGCCGCGGCCAAGGCCGCGGCTGCTCCGAACGCGGCAAAGGTGGTCGATCTTACGGTGGACCAGCTTCGGCAGATGCTGGCGGCCGGCAATGTCCGCCTGATCGATGTGCGCACGGCGGAAGAAGTGGCCGAGGGGGTGATTCCCGGAGCCGAGCACATCGCCATGGACGATTTCGATCCCGCCGCGCTTGGGGATTCGGGTGGCCGCGACGTGGTGCTGTACTGCCGCTCGGGCCGTCGTTCGGGCATCGTTGGCGAGAGGCTGGCAGCCTACACCGGCAAACCGGCCGCACACCTTGCGGGCGGAATCATCGCCTGGAAGGAAGCCGGCGGCGCAACACAACAGGCCACAACCGGACATTAA